One segment of Treponema vincentii F0403 DNA contains the following:
- the flhF gene encoding flagellar biosynthesis protein FlhF has protein sequence MELFVEQDSTYDKCVKKITKKHGDDFTIWRRKDAKISRLFGLLEKDVVEVTFTVNDKMSQRPSLLTEQQPPARPAPRLTGASNLNDEEERLKIVTRYASKNPAAADELRQYVNLTPKKNPEKKAVSAPTPEQEKSLDKLAETVERLVAEMEKKNAAQTDVEHTHIVKVQKLLEENDFSPSYIKELSARLKDELSYTEIENFLTVQKKLFELLAESISIKPADDQPKTRVVLLVGPTGVGKTTTLAKIAVQYIRKNSEHPLRVKVITIDNWRIGAAYQMKRYCELMGIPLMVASNPAEVRKYMALYREEADVICIDTIGRSPKDREKISTMQNYFAELGDDAEVYLTVCAGTRINDIREIMKEYAVFKYKSLIITKFDETSYIGNLFSIISETNIPITYITAGQEVPQDFMLADIETFLKKLKGFSVDEEYISQLCNKDRDRLLKVSAV, from the coding sequence ATGGAACTTTTTGTTGAGCAAGATTCGACGTATGACAAATGTGTAAAAAAGATTACGAAAAAACACGGCGACGACTTTACCATCTGGAGAAGGAAGGATGCTAAAATCAGCCGGCTTTTCGGGCTTTTAGAAAAAGATGTGGTAGAAGTAACGTTTACGGTAAACGATAAAATGTCGCAGCGTCCGTCTTTGCTTACGGAACAGCAGCCCCCTGCTAGACCGGCGCCCAGACTAACCGGTGCGAGTAATTTGAACGACGAAGAAGAACGGCTTAAAATCGTAACACGGTATGCAAGCAAAAATCCTGCTGCTGCGGATGAGCTGCGTCAATATGTCAACCTTACACCGAAAAAAAATCCGGAAAAAAAAGCTGTCTCCGCGCCTACGCCGGAACAAGAAAAGTCTTTGGACAAGCTGGCGGAGACGGTTGAACGGCTTGTGGCGGAAATGGAAAAAAAGAATGCCGCGCAAACTGACGTTGAGCACACGCATATTGTTAAAGTACAAAAACTACTCGAAGAAAACGACTTTTCTCCTTCCTACATCAAAGAGCTTTCCGCCCGCCTTAAAGACGAGCTCAGCTATACCGAAATTGAGAATTTTTTGACGGTGCAAAAAAAGCTTTTTGAACTGCTTGCCGAATCGATCAGCATTAAACCTGCTGATGATCAACCTAAAACACGGGTGGTTTTATTGGTCGGGCCTACGGGGGTAGGAAAAACGACAACGCTTGCAAAAATCGCCGTACAGTATATCCGCAAAAATTCCGAACATCCGCTGCGTGTTAAAGTTATTACGATTGATAACTGGCGTATCGGAGCTGCATACCAGATGAAGCGTTATTGTGAATTGATGGGGATTCCGCTGATGGTTGCCTCGAATCCTGCAGAGGTACGTAAATATATGGCATTGTACCGCGAAGAGGCGGATGTTATTTGCATCGATACAATCGGCAGAAGTCCGAAAGACCGCGAGAAAATTTCCACGATGCAGAATTATTTTGCCGAATTAGGCGATGATGCGGAAGTTTATCTGACGGTATGTGCCGGAACGCGGATAAACGACATTCGGGAAATTATGAAAGAATATGCGGTCTTTAAATATAAGTCGCTGATTATTACAAAGTTTGATGAAACCTCATATATCGGTAATTTATTCAGTATTATTTCCGAAACTAATATACCGATAACGTATATAACCGCAGGACAGGAAGTCCCGCAGGATTTTATGCTTGCCGATATCGAAACCTTCTTAAAAAAATTGAAAGGTTTTTCGGTAGACGAGGAATATATCAGTCAACTCTGTAATAAAGATAGAGACCGGCTTCTCAAGGTTTCTGCCGTGTAG
- the fliQ gene encoding flagellar biosynthesis protein FliQ — translation MSIGMIVNLLREGIFQVFILAAPILLAALVVGLIVAIFQATTSIQEQTLTFVPKILTILGMLALLGGWMFSVLRDYTIRLFDMIPQLVQG, via the coding sequence ATGAGTATCGGGATGATTGTCAATCTCTTGCGCGAGGGCATTTTTCAGGTATTTATATTAGCCGCCCCCATTCTGCTGGCTGCATTAGTTGTTGGTTTAATCGTAGCGATTTTTCAAGCGACAACCTCCATTCAGGAACAGACACTCACCTTTGTGCCGAAAATTTTGACGATTTTGGGGATGCTTGCATTATTGGGCGGCTGGATGTTCAGCGTATTGCGGGATTATACCATCCGTCTGTTCGATATGATTCCTCAGCTGGTACAAGGTTAG
- a CDS encoding glycosyltransferase, which translates to MITLIIALFDWIIIGLGVYFFCLSVSNALWLTKASLPADLTDGPLASVLIPARDEEGCIERCVQSLMNQTYMNYEVLVLDDNSTDKTGDILTKLQALYPDKLRIFQGEPLPRDWRGKPFAMKQLCKQAKGKYWLFTDADTVHSPRSISFAVTNLVYHKVDFLSGYITQKMETFGEKLTIPLMYLLSGFILPLWMCKRSRLPVFAIAIGQYICVKSSAFMECGGFDLVKDKTTEDVFMARTMKRHGYKTIFLNLHDAASCRMYTSWQSAVDGISKNIFDFIDKNDTILLLAMLGIFLFLTLPPVLTIGLTVYTIIAAKTVSFTLAALWINLILVGGTWAVVFRTQCIDRKLIFLYPLLFINLLYIALVSWIHSVRKQGYEWKGRIVY; encoded by the coding sequence ATGATAACGCTTATAATCGCCTTGTTCGATTGGATTATCATCGGACTTGGCGTGTATTTTTTTTGTCTTTCTGTCAGTAATGCTTTATGGTTGACTAAGGCTTCTCTCCCTGCCGATTTAACCGATGGGCCGCTCGCTTCGGTGCTGATTCCCGCCCGTGATGAAGAGGGGTGCATCGAGCGCTGCGTTCAGTCGCTCATGAACCAAACCTATATGAATTATGAAGTGCTGGTTTTAGATGATAACTCTACCGATAAAACCGGCGATATACTTACGAAACTTCAAGCATTATACCCCGATAAATTGCGGATTTTTCAAGGTGAACCGTTGCCGCGTGATTGGCGGGGTAAACCGTTCGCAATGAAGCAGCTTTGCAAACAGGCAAAGGGAAAATACTGGCTGTTTACCGATGCCGATACCGTCCATTCACCCCGTTCCATATCGTTTGCCGTTACCAACCTTGTTTATCATAAAGTTGATTTTTTATCAGGGTATATTACGCAGAAAATGGAGACATTCGGTGAAAAGTTAACAATACCGTTGATGTATTTACTAAGCGGTTTTATTTTACCGTTGTGGATGTGCAAGCGGAGCAGATTACCGGTTTTTGCAATAGCTATCGGGCAGTATATTTGTGTTAAAAGCAGTGCGTTTATGGAGTGCGGCGGATTTGATTTGGTTAAAGACAAGACGACGGAAGATGTCTTTATGGCTCGGACAATGAAGCGGCATGGATATAAAACCATTTTTTTAAATCTGCACGATGCCGCTTCGTGCCGTATGTATACATCGTGGCAAAGCGCTGTGGATGGAATCAGCAAGAATATTTTTGACTTTATAGATAAAAACGATACCATCCTCTTGCTTGCAATGCTTGGTATTTTTCTTTTTTTAACTTTACCGCCGGTTTTAACAATCGGATTAACGGTATATACTATCATCGCTGCAAAGACCGTATCATTTACGCTTGCCGCATTATGGATTAATTTGATTTTAGTAGGCGGGACATGGGCAGTTGTATTTAGGACACAGTGTATCGACAGAAAGCTTATATTTCTATATCCGTTACTATTCATCAATCTGCTGTACATTGCGCTTGTTTCATGGATTCATTCCGTACGGAAACAGGGATATGAATGGAAGGGACGAATAGTCTATTGA
- the fliP gene encoding flagellar type III secretion system pore protein FliP (The bacterial flagellar biogenesis protein FliP forms a type III secretion system (T3SS)-type pore required for flagellar assembly.): protein MKKLALCIACICLFCIPAALVAQSNTGTSQTGRTEIDATRQAGAIPFVNLNIREPQNNREVAFSIQLLLLITLITLAPSILLLMTSFLRLSIALDFIKRALSLQQVPPTQVLNGIALFLTIFIMWPTFTEIYDKSFKPMADGQINIETAYTEAEKPLRLFMYKQMAHDPSHIRLCMSLARMDKPNTLADVPTHVLIPAFILHELTVAFQIGIFLYLPFIIIDMVVASILMSMGMIMLPPVQISMPFKLILFVLVDGWNLLVGQLFQSFL, encoded by the coding sequence ATGAAAAAACTTGCACTGTGTATTGCGTGCATTTGCCTGTTTTGCATCCCTGCAGCGCTGGTTGCTCAGAGTAATACCGGTACGTCGCAAACCGGCCGCACCGAAATAGATGCAACCCGTCAGGCCGGAGCTATTCCCTTTGTCAACCTGAATATCCGCGAACCTCAAAATAATCGGGAAGTAGCGTTTTCCATTCAGCTGCTCCTATTAATAACGCTGATAACCCTTGCGCCGAGCATTCTCCTTTTGATGACCTCGTTTTTGCGGCTCAGTATTGCGCTCGACTTTATTAAGCGTGCCCTGTCGCTGCAGCAAGTGCCGCCTACGCAGGTACTGAACGGGATTGCGCTCTTTTTGACGATTTTTATCATGTGGCCGACGTTTACGGAAATATACGATAAATCGTTTAAACCGATGGCAGACGGACAAATCAATATCGAAACCGCCTATACGGAAGCGGAAAAACCGCTGCGCCTTTTTATGTATAAGCAGATGGCGCATGATCCCTCTCATATCAGGCTCTGTATGTCGCTTGCCCGTATGGATAAGCCCAATACACTCGCCGACGTTCCCACTCATGTGTTAATTCCCGCATTTATCCTGCACGAGCTGACCGTTGCCTTTCAGATCGGCATTTTCCTTTATCTGCCGTTTATCATTATCGATATGGTAGTAGCGAGTATCCTGATGTCGATGGGTATGATCATGCTGCCGCCGGTACAAATTTCCATGCCGTTTAAGTTGATTCTATTTGTACTGGTTGACGGTTGGAATTTGCTGGTAGGCCAGCTCTTTCAGTCGTTCTTGTAG
- the flhA gene encoding flagellar biosynthesis protein FlhA, whose amino-acid sequence MAAKKYNIDIAVAFTVILMVLMFIIPLPTVLLDFFMALNLTFSLIVLLIVLFTARATDFSVFPSLLLLSTIFGLVLNVSSTRLILSKGEAFDGAMIRAFSSFVIGASGSQGLVIGFVIFIILIAVQAFVITKGAKRVAEVSARFKLDSHPTKSMSIDAEYNAGIITDEEARQKKEQLQREDDFYGAMDGANQFVSGNVKVGIFITVINVVAGLIIGMIFRREPFSNALRTYTTLTIGDGLLAQLPSLFLSVATGLLVTRMIDEGSFGQDIKKQFSQIGWIYFVAAGTLAIMGVLPGFPHVVLFIIAAVLAVVGWKIVKEERTFKAAKEKQAVQKQGGQQQRAGGGGGEPAPGEIAPIVPLDPLSLELGYALIPLVDKDKGAELLERITRIRREAALDLGLVAPRIRIIDNMRLEPSEYCFKIKGVEVARGKIRMGWYLGINPGGVSEEIPGERTVDPTFGLPAVWISEENRDRAERAGYTVVDPPAIIATHLTEVIKKHAAEILGRQEVQGIMDALRKDYPAVIDEAAKVCSLGEVQKVLQGLLREQVSIRNTIVILETLADFRPITSDVSLLVEKVRQALGRQICLQYADENKTLHVLTVEPALAQKIIDSRIDTVNGPMAALEPSEQRMWIRSLIQAVTTVQKNGFLPIVLAPEASARILIKNSTDREIPDLVVLSIPEIAKDIQVEVIGEIKLEQDKN is encoded by the coding sequence ATGGCAGCAAAAAAGTACAATATCGATATAGCAGTTGCATTTACCGTCATCCTCATGGTGCTGATGTTTATTATTCCACTTCCCACCGTGCTGCTTGATTTTTTTATGGCGCTGAATCTGACGTTTAGTCTTATCGTATTGCTGATTGTCCTGTTTACTGCGCGCGCTACCGATTTTTCAGTTTTCCCTTCATTGCTGCTGCTTAGCACTATTTTCGGACTGGTGCTGAATGTGTCTTCAACCCGCCTTATTCTTTCCAAAGGAGAAGCGTTTGACGGAGCAATGATACGGGCGTTCAGTTCGTTCGTTATCGGCGCTTCGGGCAGTCAAGGTCTCGTTATCGGCTTTGTTATCTTTATCATCCTTATTGCGGTGCAGGCCTTTGTTATTACAAAAGGCGCCAAGCGTGTCGCCGAAGTTTCCGCCCGTTTTAAACTGGACTCTCATCCGACCAAGAGTATGTCGATCGATGCCGAATACAACGCCGGCATCATCACCGACGAGGAAGCCCGGCAGAAAAAAGAGCAGCTGCAGCGTGAGGACGACTTTTACGGGGCGATGGACGGAGCAAACCAATTTGTGTCCGGAAACGTAAAAGTCGGTATTTTTATTACGGTTATCAACGTTGTCGCCGGGTTAATTATCGGGATGATTTTCCGCAGGGAACCTTTTTCCAATGCGCTGCGTACCTACACGACGCTAACCATCGGAGACGGACTGCTCGCTCAGCTGCCTTCGCTCTTTTTGTCGGTAGCGACCGGCTTGCTGGTTACCCGCATGATCGACGAAGGTTCGTTCGGTCAGGATATTAAAAAGCAGTTTTCTCAAATCGGATGGATTTACTTTGTTGCCGCCGGTACGCTCGCGATTATGGGTGTGCTCCCCGGATTCCCGCATGTTGTTCTGTTTATTATCGCGGCTGTTTTGGCTGTTGTCGGCTGGAAAATCGTTAAAGAAGAACGGACGTTTAAGGCTGCAAAAGAAAAGCAGGCGGTTCAAAAGCAGGGCGGACAACAGCAGCGGGCTGGGGGCGGCGGGGGAGAACCTGCGCCGGGAGAAATTGCTCCGATTGTGCCGCTCGATCCGCTGTCCTTGGAATTGGGTTATGCGTTAATTCCGCTTGTCGATAAGGACAAAGGTGCCGAACTGCTTGAACGTATTACAAGAATCCGGCGGGAAGCGGCGCTTGACCTCGGTTTGGTTGCCCCGCGTATCCGTATTATCGATAATATGCGGCTTGAACCGAGCGAATACTGTTTTAAGATTAAGGGTGTCGAAGTGGCGCGGGGCAAGATCCGCATGGGCTGGTACCTCGGAATAAATCCCGGCGGAGTTTCGGAAGAAATACCCGGAGAGCGAACCGTCGATCCTACCTTCGGCTTGCCTGCCGTGTGGATATCCGAAGAAAACCGCGACCGCGCCGAACGCGCCGGTTACACGGTGGTAGACCCGCCGGCAATTATCGCAACACATCTTACCGAAGTGATTAAAAAACATGCTGCCGAAATCCTCGGACGGCAGGAAGTGCAGGGTATTATGGATGCGCTGCGCAAAGACTATCCGGCGGTTATCGATGAAGCGGCAAAGGTGTGCAGCCTCGGCGAGGTGCAGAAAGTTCTGCAGGGGCTTTTGCGTGAACAGGTGTCTATTCGCAATACGATCGTTATTTTGGAAACGCTTGCAGATTTCCGCCCCATTACATCCGATGTTTCTCTTCTTGTTGAAAAGGTACGGCAGGCGCTCGGCAGGCAGATATGCTTGCAGTATGCCGATGAAAATAAAACACTCCATGTGCTGACTGTTGAACCTGCACTTGCTCAAAAAATTATCGACAGTAGAATAGATACGGTGAATGGGCCGATGGCGGCTCTTGAACCTTCCGAGCAGCGGATGTGGATACGCTCGCTTATCCAAGCGGTTACGACCGTGCAGAAAAACGGTTTCCTTCCTATTGTACTTGCGCCCGAAGCATCCGCCCGTATTTTGATTAAAAATTCAACCGATAGGGAAATTCCCGATCTTGTTGTGCTGTCCATCCCTGAAATTGCGAAGGATATACAGGTTGAAGTTATCGGTGAGATTAAATTGGAACAGGACAAAAACTAA
- a CDS encoding MATE family efflux transporter, which translates to MTMSARFKAVFFDKKFLTTLFTIALPIMLQNFLSAFVNILDTVMIGKLGTIELAAVGLGNQLFFLLNLILYGIGSGSMVFTAQFWGKKDFKGLQKTFGISMIVAVSFAVLFTVCCATLPKEILALYTKDSAVIETGVQYLRVSAFCFIPFAVNFMLMITLRSIEKVKIAVAATLVSLVVNTVLNAVLIFGLFGAPALGVRGAAIATVVARCVELCITFTVTKYRKYPVLGTLKSHFSFDAKFLKVYFLIVLPVLLNESLWSFGITFHHKIFAGINTFSYAAFNITNTISQLTWVIFIGFGNGISVLIGKKIGEKHDSEARQYASKVLLFIPIVAMFIGAALIPISYLVPFIFNVEPIVLSTVKKLFIVLACCYPLKACNMCILIGLVRAGGDTRFGMICDTFIMWLIAIPLAYSVSLYTALPPWVIYMCLFSEEPLKLLLGLWRIKSGKWLHSVTD; encoded by the coding sequence ATGACGATGTCCGCACGGTTTAAGGCGGTGTTTTTTGATAAAAAATTTTTAACAACGTTATTTACAATAGCTCTTCCGATTATGCTGCAAAATTTCCTTAGCGCCTTTGTCAATATTCTTGATACGGTGATGATCGGCAAGCTCGGCACAATAGAACTTGCCGCAGTTGGTTTGGGAAATCAGCTCTTTTTTTTGCTTAATCTGATTCTGTACGGTATCGGGTCGGGCAGTATGGTGTTTACGGCGCAGTTTTGGGGCAAAAAAGATTTTAAGGGATTACAGAAAACGTTCGGTATTTCTATGATAGTGGCCGTATCGTTTGCCGTTTTATTTACGGTTTGCTGTGCAACTTTGCCTAAGGAAATACTGGCGTTGTACACAAAAGACAGTGCCGTAATTGAAACCGGCGTACAATACCTTAGAGTGTCGGCATTTTGTTTTATTCCCTTTGCGGTAAATTTTATGCTGATGATTACGCTGCGCTCCATCGAAAAAGTAAAAATTGCGGTTGCTGCAACGTTGGTTTCTCTGGTGGTGAACACGGTGCTCAACGCCGTTTTGATTTTCGGCCTTTTCGGTGCTCCGGCATTAGGTGTCCGCGGAGCCGCTATCGCTACCGTTGTCGCCCGCTGCGTCGAACTTTGTATTACCTTTACTGTAACGAAGTACCGGAAATATCCGGTGTTAGGAACGCTTAAAAGTCATTTCAGCTTTGACGCTAAATTTTTAAAAGTGTATTTTTTAATCGTGCTGCCGGTACTGCTTAATGAATCGCTGTGGTCTTTCGGCATTACGTTTCATCATAAAATTTTTGCCGGTATTAATACATTTTCGTATGCCGCTTTTAATATTACCAATACCATTTCGCAACTGACATGGGTTATCTTTATCGGATTCGGAAACGGCATCAGTGTTTTGATCGGGAAAAAGATAGGCGAAAAACACGATAGCGAGGCTCGGCAATATGCTTCTAAAGTCCTGTTGTTTATTCCGATTGTTGCGATGTTTATCGGCGCCGCACTTATCCCTATTTCTTACCTTGTGCCCTTCATCTTTAATGTGGAACCGATTGTATTGTCGACGGTTAAAAAACTCTTTATCGTATTAGCTTGCTGTTATCCGCTTAAAGCGTGCAATATGTGTATTTTGATCGGCCTTGTCCGCGCAGGCGGCGATACCCGATTCGGTATGATCTGCGATACCTTTATTATGTGGCTTATCGCCATCCCGCTTGCATATTCCGTATCGCTTTATACTGCGCTTCCGCCGTGGGTTATTTATATGTGCCTTTTCAGCGAGGAACCGCTTAAACTGCTCTTAGGCCTTTGGCGGATTAAATCCGGCAAATGGCTCCATTCAGTTACCGACTAA
- a CDS encoding FliO/MopB family protein, with protein sequence MFADDTSAAGSNASAAAPAETAIVLQTDEAALPVQDVPAPRAAGSSTVSMLFQLIISLAAVCALIYGVLYFIRRSKQFTAGDDPFLKNVASLPLAPNKTLYIVTLIDKAYLIGTSDASLSLVAEITDKELIDAMNLQAAQTPGPKQSFSSLLHTFFPAAKPKEADANPFDSFLAKQRGRLQTSGAAQENGTPQDAENGGAGQMRTAPNSGEGREGR encoded by the coding sequence GTGTTTGCAGATGATACGTCTGCAGCGGGGAGCAATGCTTCAGCTGCCGCGCCTGCAGAAACGGCCATTGTGTTACAGACGGATGAGGCGGCCTTGCCGGTTCAAGATGTGCCTGCGCCGCGTGCGGCAGGAAGCTCAACCGTTTCAATGCTGTTTCAGCTGATTATTTCTCTGGCGGCAGTTTGTGCACTCATTTACGGCGTGCTGTATTTTATCCGGCGTTCAAAACAATTTACCGCCGGTGATGATCCCTTTTTAAAGAATGTCGCAAGTTTGCCGCTTGCACCCAATAAAACCCTCTACATTGTAACCCTTATCGATAAAGCCTACTTGATAGGAACTTCGGATGCTTCGCTGTCGTTGGTTGCAGAGATAACCGATAAAGAGCTGATCGATGCAATGAACCTGCAGGCGGCGCAAACGCCCGGCCCGAAGCAGAGCTTCAGCTCATTACTGCATACGTTTTTTCCTGCTGCAAAACCTAAGGAAGCGGACGCCAACCCTTTCGACTCGTTTTTGGCCAAGCAGCGGGGACGCCTGCAAACCTCAGGCGCAGCACAGGAAAACGGAACTCCGCAAGATGCGGAAAACGGTGGCGCAGGACAGATGCGGACGGCACCGAATAGCGGCGAGGGGAGGGAAGGCCGATGA
- the fliR gene encoding flagellar biosynthetic protein FliR: protein MDPNPFSFLLVKAPLFFLVCVRIFAMISTTPLLSTRAVPRIAKISLAGLIGFLVMPVAYGSPLDVQGFNLDYALLVVGEALLGVLTGFFISIIFASFSTAGQFFSYQMGFGVSEVYDALAQIENPLMGQFLNFIAVLIFLQIKGFQTLFLGGVLRSFQSINCFMFLEKRELVASFLVTNLGSLFLNAMMIAMPVMGTLFLVHVSMGLLSKAAPQMNLLSEGFPITILLTFFLLTVSLPFMANFFIRIMENGFAAFESLLIRASGGI, encoded by the coding sequence ATGGATCCCAACCCTTTCTCCTTTTTGCTGGTTAAAGCTCCTCTCTTTTTTTTGGTATGCGTGCGGATATTCGCGATGATTTCTACCACGCCGCTTCTTTCGACAAGGGCGGTGCCGCGCATTGCAAAAATCTCGCTTGCGGGCTTAATCGGTTTTTTAGTGATGCCGGTTGCCTACGGTTCCCCGCTGGACGTGCAGGGGTTTAATCTCGACTATGCGCTGTTGGTTGTCGGCGAGGCGCTGCTCGGCGTACTGACCGGTTTTTTTATCAGCATTATCTTTGCCTCGTTTAGTACGGCCGGTCAATTTTTTTCGTATCAAATGGGGTTCGGCGTATCGGAAGTGTATGATGCGCTTGCTCAAATTGAAAACCCGTTGATGGGACAATTCTTAAACTTTATTGCGGTGCTGATCTTTTTGCAGATTAAGGGATTCCAAACCCTGTTTTTAGGCGGCGTGCTCCGCAGTTTTCAGTCGATCAATTGCTTTATGTTTTTGGAAAAGCGGGAGTTGGTAGCGTCCTTTCTTGTAACGAACCTCGGCAGTCTTTTCTTGAATGCGATGATGATTGCGATGCCGGTTATGGGCACCCTCTTTTTGGTACATGTTTCGATGGGGCTGCTGTCAAAGGCCGCTCCGCAGATGAACCTTTTATCGGAAGGATTCCCGATAACTATTTTGTTGACCTTCTTCCTTTTGACCGTCTCGCTGCCGTTTATGGCTAATTTCTTTATTCGGATTATGGAAAACGGATTTGCGGCCTTTGAGTCGCTTTTAATCCGCGCTAGCGGAGGTATCTAG
- a CDS encoding MinD/ParA family protein, translating to MGDQADGLRLLMKEIHNAADNAGASHDTAQKTRIIAVTSGKGGVGKTNVATNMGIAYAQMGKKVIVLDADLGLANVNVIMNIIPQYNLYHVIKKQKKLSEIIIDTEYGIKLIVGASGFAKIANMAEAERDEFIKEMYTLSDVDIIIIDTSAGVSKNVLSFVAAADEVVIITTSEPTAITDAYGIIKVIATEVDNMNLNLKMIINRVDSAAEGKRIADHMIKIAAQFLNLKIEYLGFIYNDPSVTKAVLKQKPFIIAEPNGKASSCLKHIVSRMEKTEIPETGGFSRFVKKLFGRRWETE from the coding sequence ATGGGTGATCAAGCTGATGGATTACGTCTCTTAATGAAAGAAATACATAACGCGGCCGACAATGCCGGTGCAAGTCACGATACGGCGCAAAAGACCCGTATTATTGCCGTTACCAGCGGAAAGGGCGGGGTAGGAAAAACCAATGTCGCAACCAATATGGGTATTGCGTATGCGCAGATGGGGAAAAAAGTTATCGTTCTCGATGCCGACCTTGGGCTTGCCAATGTCAATGTTATTATGAATATCATTCCGCAGTATAATTTATACCATGTCATTAAAAAGCAAAAGAAATTATCGGAAATTATTATCGACACCGAATACGGTATTAAATTAATTGTCGGCGCTTCCGGCTTTGCAAAAATTGCAAATATGGCAGAAGCGGAGCGTGATGAATTTATTAAAGAGATGTATACGCTTTCCGATGTCGATATTATTATTATCGATACGAGTGCGGGCGTTTCTAAGAATGTACTGAGTTTCGTTGCGGCTGCCGATGAGGTGGTTATTATCACAACTTCCGAGCCGACTGCAATTACCGATGCGTACGGTATTATTAAGGTCATTGCCACAGAGGTTGATAACATGAATCTCAACCTTAAAATGATTATCAATAGGGTAGATTCCGCTGCAGAAGGAAAACGGATTGCAGATCACATGATAAAAATAGCTGCGCAATTTTTAAATCTTAAAATCGAATATCTCGGATTTATCTATAATGATCCTTCGGTAACAAAAGCCGTTTTAAAACAAAAGCCTTTTATTATTGCCGAACCCAACGGTAAGGCCTCAAGCTGTCTAAAGCATATCGTTTCCCGCATGGAAAAAACCGAAATTCCCGAAACCGGCGGTTTTTCCCGCTTTGTAAAAAAATTATTCGGACGTAGATGGGAAACGGAATAG
- the flhB gene encoding flagellar biosynthesis protein FlhB, with amino-acid sequence MRKFVTEAASGYNERNFFIDLQWFAAEDEGRTEDPTDYKIRKAREEGRVAKSQDINAALVLLFPAGALIFLSSFFLEECMEILRFFFLRSTQSDINSGIWFGIFVQYFLKLALPLALIAMLAGVIANILQNNGFLFSTKPIQPQFNKIVPNFMRFFKRALFSAEGLFNFAKSLTKVVVLVFVSFLMIRANLPHFIELLSVSFPQAVFFIAGLGAKLLATAALLLLILAIPDYFFQRKQFIDSLKMTKQEIKEEYKELEGDPQVKGRIRQQMQAILSQNAIRNVPKADVVITNPTHFAIAMQWDSKTMAAPMVLAKGADAMAQRIKAIAREHNIPLIENKPLARALYAKVQIGDIIPEQYYRALSLVFAEVYTLNNKKQEFYRR; translated from the coding sequence ATGCGGAAATTCGTGACAGAAGCTGCAAGCGGATATAATGAGCGGAACTTTTTCATTGATTTACAGTGGTTCGCCGCAGAGGATGAAGGGCGTACCGAAGACCCAACCGACTATAAAATACGCAAAGCGCGTGAAGAAGGGCGTGTCGCAAAAAGTCAGGATATTAACGCGGCGCTGGTGCTGTTATTTCCCGCCGGTGCATTGATCTTTCTTTCTTCTTTTTTCTTGGAAGAATGTATGGAAATCTTGCGGTTCTTTTTTTTGCGGAGTACGCAGTCGGATATCAACAGCGGCATTTGGTTCGGTATCTTTGTGCAGTACTTTCTAAAACTTGCGCTCCCGCTTGCCCTTATCGCAATGCTTGCAGGTGTGATTGCCAATATCCTGCAAAATAACGGGTTCTTATTTTCTACCAAACCTATTCAGCCTCAATTCAATAAGATTGTCCCAAATTTTATGCGCTTTTTTAAACGTGCGCTCTTTTCCGCCGAGGGTTTGTTTAATTTTGCAAAGTCGCTGACGAAGGTTGTTGTGCTGGTGTTTGTCTCCTTTTTGATGATACGGGCAAACCTTCCTCATTTTATCGAATTACTGTCGGTGAGTTTTCCGCAGGCGGTTTTTTTTATTGCGGGGCTTGGAGCAAAACTGCTTGCAACGGCAGCCTTGCTGCTGTTAATCCTTGCAATTCCCGATTATTTTTTTCAGCGCAAGCAATTTATCGATTCGCTCAAGATGACGAAGCAGGAAATAAAAGAAGAATACAAGGAGTTGGAGGGAGATCCCCAAGTTAAGGGAAGAATCCGGCAGCAAATGCAGGCAATCCTTTCGCAAAATGCAATCCGCAATGTGCCTAAGGCCGACGTTGTTATTACGAACCCGACTCACTTTGCAATCGCAATGCAGTGGGATTCAAAAACAATGGCGGCTCCGATGGTGCTGGCTAAGGGCGCCGATGCGATGGCGCAGCGGATAAAGGCGATTGCCCGTGAACATAATATTCCATTAATAGAAAACAAACCGCTTGCCCGCGCGCTCTATGCTAAAGTTCAAATCGGTGATATAATTCCGGAACAGTACTATCGGGCGCTTTCGTTAGTGTTTGCAGAAGTATATACCCTCAACAACAAAAAACAGGAATTTTATAGAAGATAG